A single Altererythrobacter sp. BO-6 DNA region contains:
- a CDS encoding DEAD/DEAH box helicase yields the protein MKFENLGLSQPVLQALDLKGYDTPTPIQAQAIPPVLEGRDLLGIAQTGTGKTAAFMLPSIDRLREADNRIPFKSCRMLVLAPTRELAGQIAQSAKDYGAMAGLKVQSIVGGTSVGKDRNKLHRGTDILVATPGRLLDLIDQKAFNLSGVEILVLDEADQMLDLGFIHALRRIHQLAPAERQTLFFSATMPKAIKELVGQYCNNPVQVSVTPAATTAERIDQYLFMVQQDEKQTLLEMILQERHQVPGKFERVLIFTRTKHGADRVVKRLSQIGIPANAIHGNKSQPQRERALAEFKSARTPILVATDVAARGIDIPGVSHVINFELPNVPEQYVHRIGRTARAGADGIAIAFCAEDERDYLKDIRKNTDAEFERLPLPDNFRAVVEGVGPTKRAAPGQRTRVSPKPRGAPRPQGEAASQPKPKQKHPSRKGKPNRPGGFRGKPGGGSRRGSGGRRGPRAASA from the coding sequence ATGAAATTCGAAAATCTCGGGCTGTCGCAGCCCGTTCTCCAGGCCCTCGACTTGAAGGGCTATGACACGCCAACCCCGATCCAGGCGCAGGCGATCCCGCCTGTGCTCGAAGGGCGCGACCTGCTGGGTATCGCCCAGACCGGCACCGGCAAGACCGCAGCCTTCATGCTGCCTAGCATCGACCGGCTGCGCGAGGCTGACAATCGCATCCCGTTCAAGAGCTGCCGCATGCTGGTGCTCGCGCCGACCCGCGAACTCGCCGGGCAGATTGCCCAGAGCGCTAAGGATTACGGCGCAATGGCCGGCCTCAAGGTGCAATCGATCGTCGGCGGCACTTCGGTGGGCAAGGATCGCAACAAGCTGCACCGCGGCACCGATATCCTGGTTGCCACGCCCGGTCGCTTGCTCGACCTCATTGACCAGAAGGCGTTCAACCTTTCGGGCGTGGAAATCCTCGTACTCGACGAAGCCGACCAGATGCTCGACCTCGGCTTCATCCATGCGCTGCGCCGCATCCACCAGCTCGCCCCGGCCGAGCGGCAGACGCTGTTTTTCAGCGCCACCATGCCCAAGGCGATCAAGGAACTGGTTGGCCAGTATTGCAACAATCCGGTGCAGGTCAGCGTGACCCCGGCGGCGACCACTGCCGAACGGATCGACCAGTACCTGTTCATGGTGCAGCAGGACGAGAAGCAGACGCTGCTGGAGATGATCCTGCAGGAACGCCACCAGGTGCCCGGCAAGTTCGAGCGCGTGCTGATCTTTACCCGCACCAAGCACGGCGCGGATCGTGTGGTAAAGCGGCTGTCGCAGATCGGCATTCCCGCCAATGCGATCCATGGCAACAAGAGCCAGCCGCAGCGTGAGCGGGCACTGGCAGAATTCAAATCGGCCCGCACGCCGATCCTCGTCGCGACCGATGTGGCTGCGCGCGGCATCGACATTCCGGGCGTGAGCCATGTGATCAATTTCGAGCTGCCCAATGTGCCTGAGCAGTATGTCCACCGGATCGGGCGGACCGCACGCGCCGGGGCGGACGGGATCGCGATCGCTTTCTGTGCCGAGGACGAGCGCGACTATCTCAAGGACATTCGCAAGAATACCGATGCGGAGTTCGAGCGCCTGCCGCTGCCCGATAACTTCCGCGCCGTGGTGGAAGGCGTCGGCCCGACCAAGCGCGCCGCGCCGGGCCAGCGCACCCGCGTGAGTCCCAAGCCCAGGGGCGCGCCGCGTCCTCAGGGCGAAGCTGCCAGCCAGCCAAAACCGAAGCAGAAGCACCCGTCGCGCAAGGGCAAGCCCAATCGCCCGGGTGGCTTCCGCGGCAAGCCGGGCGGAGGTAGTCGCCGTGGTTCGGGCGGACGGCGCGGGCCGCGCGCTGCCAGCGCGTAA
- a CDS encoding TspO/MBR family protein, with translation MSFPLIFAIAWAVILAAGGGLLTTIGAWYYELKKPSWQPPDWLFGPAWTVILGLAGYAFWLSWDAAEAQGQTDFLIALYVINGVFHFAWSPIFFTARRPDWALVEVPFLWASVLALTVFLRDWSVLASWLIVPYLVWVSFASCLNWKIVQLNKPFGR, from the coding sequence ATGTCCTTCCCGCTCATCTTCGCCATCGCCTGGGCGGTCATCCTTGCAGCGGGAGGTGGGCTGCTGACCACAATCGGGGCGTGGTATTACGAGCTGAAAAAGCCCAGCTGGCAACCGCCAGACTGGCTGTTCGGCCCGGCCTGGACGGTGATCCTGGGGCTGGCGGGTTACGCGTTCTGGCTGAGCTGGGATGCCGCTGAGGCACAAGGGCAGACGGATTTCCTGATCGCGCTCTATGTGATCAACGGCGTGTTCCACTTCGCCTGGTCGCCGATTTTCTTTACCGCGCGTCGGCCTGACTGGGCGCTGGTCGAGGTGCCTTTCCTGTGGGCCTCCGTGCTAGCGCTTACCGTGTTCCTGCGCGACTGGTCCGTGCTCGCGAGCTGGCTGATCGTGCCCTATCTCGTGTGGGTCAGCTTTGCGTCCTGCCTCAACTGGAAGATCGTACAGCTGAACAAGCCGTTCGGCCGCTAG